A window of the Candidatus Methanoperedens sp. genome harbors these coding sequences:
- a CDS encoding YHS domain-containing protein has product MQIDPVCGMQVDENTAKFKSEYKGKTYYFCAPGCKKTFDSEPEKYIKGGPVGMGEKSEKKPWWKFW; this is encoded by the coding sequence ATGCAAATAGACCCAGTTTGTGGTATGCAGGTGGATGAAAATACGGCAAAGTTCAAATCAGAATATAAAGGAAAAACCTATTATTTCTGTGCTCCCGGATGCAAGAAAACATTTGATTCCGAGCCTGAAAAATACATCAAAGGCGGACCTGTCGGCATGGGTGAGAAAAGTGAGAAAAAACCCTGGTGGAAATTCTGGTAA
- a CDS encoding superoxide dismutase: MAYEAKNFESLLGTKGFSDQLLKNHFTLYQGYVTNTNKVADALSAMAKEGKTTTPEYAELKRRFGWEFNGMRLHEYYFGNMIKGGKAIEKNTNLYKKIVADFGSYEAWEKDFKATGAMRGIGWVILYYDGTEGRLFNTWINEHDGGHLSGAKPLIVMDVFEHAYMTDYGLKKADYIEAFFKAIDWTIDPEMDSWIE; the protein is encoded by the coding sequence AGCCTGTTAGGTACGAAAGGTTTCAGCGACCAGTTGTTGAAAAACCATTTTACATTGTACCAGGGTTATGTGACAAATACAAACAAAGTTGCAGATGCATTAAGTGCAATGGCTAAGGAAGGAAAGACAACGACTCCGGAATACGCCGAGTTAAAGCGCAGGTTCGGCTGGGAATTTAACGGAATGAGGCTGCATGAATATTATTTCGGTAACATGATTAAAGGCGGGAAAGCAATCGAAAAAAATACAAATTTATATAAGAAAATTGTAGCGGATTTCGGTTCATACGAGGCCTGGGAGAAGGATTTCAAGGCAACCGGCGCCATGCGGGGAATAGGATGGGTGATCCTGTATTATGATGGGACAGAAGGACGGTTATTCAATACATGGATAAACGAACATGATGGAGGGCACCTCAGCGGGGCAAAGCCGCTCATAGTAATGGATGTCTTTGAACATGCCTATATGACTGATTACGGATTGAAGAAAGCAGATTATATCGAGGCATTTTTCAAAGCTATCGACTGGACGATAGATCCGGAAATGGATTCATGGATTGAATAA
- a CDS encoding cytochrome c biogenesis protein CcdA: protein MQPSELSIFIVFLAGVVTIMKPCCLPLVPVIFSGSGGHRLRPLAIVSGLTISFTTMGVLVSAFGATFGAYTDYLRNIAILFIITMGFVLFDEDVNMEFMKISGSITQGLRGIGLFKSFSSRMPEGSLVGGFFLGMSLGVLWIPCVGPILGAVLALVASVGNTTYGASMLFVYSVGMSLPMLSIAYYGKKLTNRYKWFSRNGELLKKLSGLVLIVIGVMLLFGIDKLMIKFLSPYFPTTFYGI from the coding sequence ATGCAACCATCAGAACTCTCAATATTTATCGTATTTTTAGCAGGAGTGGTTACGATCATGAAACCCTGTTGCCTCCCGCTTGTTCCTGTGATTTTTTCAGGCTCAGGAGGACACAGGCTGCGACCTCTTGCCATCGTTTCGGGACTGACAATCAGCTTTACTACCATGGGTGTCCTGGTTTCAGCATTTGGCGCCACGTTTGGAGCATATACTGATTATTTACGCAACATTGCCATACTGTTCATAATAACTATGGGTTTTGTGCTTTTTGATGAAGATGTAAATATGGAGTTCATGAAGATATCCGGCTCAATCACACAGGGTTTAAGAGGGATCGGGTTATTCAAGAGTTTCTCTTCCAGAATGCCGGAAGGAAGCCTGGTCGGGGGATTTTTCCTTGGCATGTCACTTGGTGTCCTCTGGATCCCATGCGTTGGCCCGATACTCGGGGCTGTGCTTGCTCTTGTGGCATCAGTAGGAAATACGACTTACGGCGCATCGATGCTATTCGTTTATTCCGTGGGCATGAGCCTCCCCATGCTTTCTATTGCCTATTATGGAAAAAAGCTCACGAACAGGTATAAATGGTTTTCAAGGAACGGAGAGCTTCTTAAGAAACTGTCCGGCCTTGTGCTGATAGTTATTGGAGTGATGCTGCTCTTTGGTATTGATAAGTTAATGATTAAGTTTCTATCCCCATATTTCCCGACGACGTTTTATGGAATATAG